A segment of the Pieris napi chromosome 5, ilPieNapi1.2, whole genome shotgun sequence genome:
ctTACTTTTATTAACTCATCCCTGAGCTTATAAATGGGCAACGACTGCCTCTGTTCCAAAAGTGACAGATTCGTCTTCTTTCCAAATGAAGATTTCTTCCCTCCGATCACATGTTTCTTCCATTCGGGAAGGTCCTGAGTGGTAATGCCCGTTCCTCTCATGTTTGCTGCGAGAGCCCAACCATCTGTCTCTGGAAGTGGATCTATCCAGTTCTTGTTCAGACCAGTTGGTACACTCTCCATTTCTTGCTCcctgaatttattattgtatattacaaaaagagttatttaatatgtcaaaaaaataagataTGGGGCTACCCCATATCTGCGTTTTTGATCTTTAAATAACTTAGTTTCGCCGTAAATCGAACTTCACGTAcgcaatatatgtatatacatattatgtaacgtAGGCACAAACGAAATAGGTAAgtttaaaaatcattattaaaataaaaataatttcattacgTAGCTACCATATTTGCGtaggtaataattaaaatataattgttataatataaacattaaatatatatcggTTAATAATTTAGCTGCCCTCgagaacttcgtttcgccttaacatatttttttaagtaacctacattttgctatgctaatATAGAGACTGTTTTCTTTTccagaataaaaatttaagtactaaataaaattaaacttatttaaattgatttattatataaagacgGCTGGTCGTCaagttttgcgcttagcaacataactatagaaaaaattatcaaaataaatccaaaactttttataagcattgaaaatacatattaaataaaactactttATACCTTTGCAACATCTTTTGTTCTCTTCTCTCTTTAGCTAGAGCTGACTGCATCATGGCAGCTTGTGCCAAAGATCCATCGGGGTTCTTCACTATTCTCACAGGAGACAAATCATGTAATGCCCTTCCATGGCCTTGAAGAAACGGTGGTTCATCTTCAACAAGCTCAATTTCAATATCAGCTTCTCCATCTTCATCTTTTGGGAGAAGACCGGTCTCTTCGTCAAAATCAGGTAGCTCACTCTTGTCTATTACACCCGACGATATCATCTgtggtaaaataatttaggttaggatacagaaaatatagttttttttaagtcaatGAGAATAAgagactaataataataagaacttACCTGCTTGATCTCCCATCTCTCGGGACTGGAGATCCTGGTGACCCGTTTCCTGCTGGAGTCTTCTTCAGGGTCGAGCCCACCTTGGAGCCCTGCCAGCACTGTTGCTGCAGGTGCAGGTCTATCTGGGTTACGACCAGCTCGCTCCGCCTATTATAAGAACAAAAtctatagtaaaatgttttggATGCCAGCCTTAACCTGCGCTTTCAGCTACATTAAGTCGGTCATAGCTGAGTATTGTGACAGCCTTGTTCAATAATTGTTGTGCtggatttaattaaataacaattttgaaacctagtttagtttagtttttttcaacTAGTACCTAAGGTTCATCTTGCACCATCTCATTCAAATAAACTTGAGGAAGCTCTTAAAAGGTAATAATTTTTCCTGtttttgaaacatttttcATTGACATGGAATAGCCTTTCACTCACTGATAATGCTTTACAGTTTACACTGCCAAAAGAGTTTTACAAGAATGGTTCAATAGTTTTAGGGTTTATCCAATACATCAAATATGTCACTTCATAACATACATTAGTGCAGAATATATATCACTAAATTTGGTTTAAAAGATCAAGCCATATACAACAGGAGGGgccttgtttatttaatataaaaaataaattgagacCCTAAAGGTATGAAAGGAACATGTTGAACATAGAATCTAGATGAATATTTGGATATGCGAAAGCGTTGTTAAGAGGTAATCGCCGTTACTAAAAAAAACCCCTTTGCCTCAATATAAAGAATGCAGCCAACAGATGTTTTCTGTGGTTTATATCAAAATGCCCTaactaaatatgaaattttgcCCTTATCACTCTTGTGTCACTGCGAATGCAAAttagacaaaataaatattctttatctAAATAAGGATTATAGCATGTTCAGTAGTTAGGCTATTTAGTTCAGTGACAATTATCAAGAACAAATTGATGCCATCTGAAAATTAAGTCaaacaatcaaataatatatataatgtataccTCCAAGTGAGCATGTGACGTTGGATTCAAATCTTTTCCAGTATCTTGACAGACATCCTTCATTGTTAGTGACACCTTTTGTCCAGTTACTGATAATACTTTAATCTGTAAagacataaaaataacaatattgggctataaataaaatcagagCAACATTAGTGTATGGGTTAAACTTTAACTGTCAAAGTAatctttaaatgtttgtataaCTAGTTTGTACAGGTaaggttaaataaaataggtaaccaaaaattaattatatattattaggcAGACTGATCATCTATTTGCCTCAAGTTTGCTCTCTTTTTTCATTGGGGGCATATAAAATGGCCAATGCTAGATCCACATTATATAAtgctttatataatttatataacgcTCTAGATCAGTGAGTAATTAGCTGTTTATATTATGGCCAATAATGTTGTTCATGTCTTTTACCTTGACTTTGTCTCCTCTTGAAACAATATCAGACACATTTGTCACTCTCCCCTCAGCCCTCAACTGTGATATATGCACCAGACCTTCCCATCGCTTCCTTAAACCCTCCATTTGCACAAAGCAACCAAAGGGAACTATGTTTGCTACTCGACCACTATAAATCTGTTACAATGAGTTAAAGCattaatgtatgtaaaataaatgttatttttatgaaaaaatacattattatcttgcttttatacaattattcaatttCAGATCCTGATattgatttgaaaaataaacaagtgaAACTTTCTTACTAGTTCAAACTATAAACCTTTAAAAAGATGGATGGAACAACTTGTTACAtagaagttttttaatatatcttacCTTACCAGGCTCAGGATCATCACTAACGCTTTCCGCTTCTGGACTCTTCTTTCTAAACCTTTTGCCATGGTTGCCATCTCTGTCTCTTTTAAAATccctttctttttcttttgacTGAGATCTTTTTCCTCTTGATCGAGACCGCCTATACCTATCTCTGGATCTGTCTCGATGACGGCTTCTTGATCTGACTCGATGGTGGCTTCTTGACCTGTCCCGATGATGGCTTCTGGATCTGTCTCGATGACGGCTTCTTGATCTTCTTCTCCTATCTCTATCCTTACTAAGTGTCTTATCTCCACTTCTGCTTGTCTTATCTCTACTTCTACTTCTCCGACCTCTACTCCTACTTCTCCGACCTCTACTCCTACTTCTCCGACCTCTACTTCTACTTCTTCGCCCTTTACTTCTATCTCTACTTCTACTTCGTCCTTCTTTTAATTTAGGTATGTCAATTTTATCATCCTTATAATCTTTACATGatgagatttttatttcactattCTTAATGTTAGAGGGTGCTAAGGCTTCCAATTCAGCCATAGCTTGGTCAACTATTTCATCTTTACCCACTTGGGTCTTACATTCAACTTTAAATATGTCCTTTGTTGTAATTCTTTTGTTTGACTTTTCATTAATATCACTATCATCATCAGAAGAGAAATGTGGTTTTTCATTAGCAATAGCTAGTCCTGGAAATTTCTCAGCTAACGGGTTGGAAGGCTTAGTAGTGTCTTTATTTTCGCTTTGTATAGCTGCTGGTTTCATATGCTGAATAATTCGCAACAAGTTCGTCATAAAAGAATCTGAAAACTCTGCTCCATTTtctattaatgattttttaaaatcatcaaAGTTAGTGTTCTTATCCgctatatcaataataaattcagCTGAAACACACAAGATAATAAGAGGTTAATACTTATCGGAAAAAAGGATTAAAAATACACTCAAAGCAACTACAGGTCAACTTACCTAAATCTTTATCATTAATACCCAAATGATTGTCCAGCTCTGTACAAACTTTGGAGACGAGAGACAAATGTTCTAACTTGGCAAGTTCAtccattttcttaataaatataattaaataaaatattaacagatTTGTATAAACATATTTCGTATATATTCCAaccacaattttttattttcatcacTGCAGAGTGCAGACTGCTTTAAGTTTAGCACAGATTAAGAAGAGTTTACAAAgttgttttattgttacaCTTTATGAAGTCACAGACTATGCAAAAGTAAATATCTGAGTATTGAAATTTTAGGAATTTATCTAGTTTCTGAGGTCTACGTACACTTTTATGTACGATGTCAGTTGTCAATTCATATTTCcttattatcatttatcaattATCACCATTCTGTCTGTGGTCGTTGGAGAATGGTAATATTTTTccgattttttaaaaagaaaagtcATACTTGTAttaatacatacttattaAAGAATCATTAGAAAACTGTCCAAAGACTGAGTATGGTATTTAATTAGTTAGAAATAATTACAGTATAAGTCTAAAATAGgggttttaaaaagtttttctaCGATGGAAAATAATGAACATTCAGAGCGTTTAAGCCCTATCACTGTCCAAGAAGtagatgtagattttttaccGATTGTTTACGAAATAATACGAAGGTACAGttcttgaatatttatttttagatttagaaTGCTTGTGTTATACGACGATAAACGATTACGTATTGTTACAGTGTAGAACGGGAATTTATCGATAATTCGATTAAGGTTCAAGAATCGCAGGGTTGCAGTCTTAaagtattagatttacaaaagAAATTGGATTACGCACGTTCTCAGGTATactaaattttaagaaaaaagcgTATATTTTTGGACTACAAATTGTCTGATTTAAAAACCCCATTGACCAAACATTATCccatcaaattttatttattaattttcagatCAAACGATTACCAGGTATTGAATTCAATAAACAGGATCAGTTGAAGCAATTTGAAATACTTCAGACTCAACTACGGCTGAAGAGAGaattacttcaaaaatatcgTAATATGTGCTCATTTGAAACCTCATTCAAGTGAATCAATATGCCTCTTCGAGCAATACTTAGATATTTAGCTAATAATGAAAGACTAGTTCAGAAAATTGCTGAATCATATCCAGTGAGACGAGCTGCACAACTAGCAGTTTCAGCATTTTTTAGAAGTAAGGAGAAGCTTGCTGATGGTGATCCGGCTAAAGTtaacaggctgatcaccttcttcAGAAAGTTTagtcaaaatataaaagaagGAATTGAGGATGCTAAAAAGCAATTAAAGAAATGACTTTAGCTTCTAACTTAGCTTAATTCttagagtaaaaataaaacaaacattttatttgagctagttttattttcaaattctgAACAAATCAATATAAATACCTCATCACTTATTCTAAGAAATCACAATACGATGGTACCAAAACAAATACTGAATACAGCTATGATATGGATTGCAGCTAGCATTACTAATATTGACACAACTTACTAGGCATGGaacttttcaaataaattttttatacaaaaatttattttttaagttaactttcctgttaaaacaaaaaaaaaagaattaccactttttaaaaacaataattttgtaagaCATTTAGCCTAGAACACCAAATCATACacaaaattttgaaatttttataatacctaatgtaaatataattttaaatggacAATCTCCACACAAAATAGTCttctaatttttaaacacaaattGCACCAAGAAAACTCAAATTttcctttaataaatattccttAATAGCCTAAAACTTTGTAGAATgaggaatataaaaaattttgatAAGTATCTATGAATAAAATAGACGGTTCCCTACAATATGTATTAGCTACATATGTACTATATAAGGTCAATAGTACACAGTTGTACATTGTACTTCTTAGTTTTAGGCGGTTTGGCAATGGTTGCCAACTTTATTGCATTGTTGAACCTAATAACTTTGAATATATCattcaattcaaaattacTGTTACAATtctctttgattttttataaaaagagtaatctaaattctaatatgaaaatatgtgatagatatttataaaatagtggTACTAGAGAAAAATGTATACTTGTGCTTATTTATGCAATGAATATGTCagataaatttgaataaaaatataggtacACTGTTATGCTTACCATAGAGACTTgacatttgtataattttcagTACATAATAAGAATGTACAGAAAATTGAGCCTCGTACAACAAATAAAtggatatatttaattattgagtTAGACGAgtttactataaatattaccTGGCTGTTAGAAGGACAGCTAttgtattaagtatttaatagaataatataaaaatgttgctTTCTTTATATTGCTATTTTCATCACTAACTTGggaatcatatttatttgaagTATTTTAATCAATGCAATGTATCTGATTTTAAGTAGATAGTAGATCCTATGTAGTTTCTAgccaatttaaaatgtattcgagactaaattattattacatttcagTTTTCAGGTTTGTTCCAGAGTGAGTTCTGAATTAATTGGCTTGAGAGTAGGTTTctgaatttttgtattaattagcAACAACGGCAGATGCCGATGGCGCTTGTGGTCCGTGTTTGTCATGCCTTTTGCGCCCACGTCGCCTCTTGTCACCCGTCATTTGTAAAGCAGAGTTAGCACCAGATTCATCGGTTTCTTGTACCtagaatagaaatataatattaaaaacaatattagaaattacaaacctataaataaattttatttcaggtttttttgtatttattatgtcacttaaaaatagataaacgtgaaaaatattatgatttgttaaaaataaatatggctTCTgtggttaaaaaaaacaaactttcATCTATGGTTGGTGTTCTATAGGGAAAATTTAATAGACtcggaaaaaaaaattggtgcTAGTGGGATTTCAATTAGGAAATAACTTACCGCATTGAGATGCCTATGCTCATGTCTATGATGTCTGGCAGTCGCCTGAGCATGAGGTTCAGGACGTAGTACATTACCCACAGCTTTGGTACGCCCTTCACGGAATACCTACGgaaacaaatttttgaaccATAGATAATAGATCCGTTTGAAATTGTTTATTGACTTTATGCTCTGTATTCTAATTCTAATTTCGTCTTgactgtataaatatttaatataattttaagaagTTCATTTAAAtccaaattataatatatattttcattgtaACGAAAGTAGAAAAATAGAAATCAATTTTACCTTCGTCacttttatttcaattgtattattttttaaagttataatattttttatatagttcaCGGCCAGGAGATTCATCTGATGAACACTCTtgatgccagagggctcgcaagtgcgttgccgtcctttttataaattggtaCCCTCTTGTCTTGATGACCCTAATTCACATCGTATTGCTTCGGAAATACCTCGACTGGATTATCCGAGCAAAAAGAAAATCATACCATCCTTTGTCCCCGTCGCAAGTACTCTGGGTGCTTGATGAATCTGAAGCTCACACGCGCCTTATCTCCCGTACGGAGGCATTCGCGAGACATCGAGAGAATCGACGCCGTCTGACGAATACTGCCGCAGTGTACTGTAGAAGATATTTTCTTCTTTAACTTTGgcgtattaattattttctttaacatcaaataaatcttctttaaatatacattcatctcaatatttttaaaaataatataatttttttatctacgggagcgttcaagtattacgtaacgtatttttgGGATCTTGTGATGCGTTACAGGGGCGGAAGGGGTTTTTTTGGGGGGTTTGTTTTTAGTAATGGTAATtggataaaaacaataacaaaggtaTTTTTCAGCAACTTTCTCAGTTTCTTTGTCATTTGATGGTCATGTAATGTTTTACTAAAGGGGGAGAGGGCCGAGGGGGTACAGTTAAACGTGACGTGGATCAAAAATCTCCAAAATTTATGTTACGTTATACATGAATCTACTAATATTTGGTGGCTTAATGTAGTAGCATTTTATGTAGAATCTATTAATTCGGGAAAACATGTCGATAGGAATCCAAAAACATACCCATGGCTTGGTATCTGGAAGATATGGTGGTGGGATGATGCAGAACAAGAATCTCTCCTTCGAACTGCCAGCAAGCCTGAGGGTTCAGCGCTGGTGATACCATCACCATACCTTTACGGATTGCTGATCGTTTAATCTGAAATAGatgtgaaattaaattaagttttaccTAGTTTTAAAAAGTCACCCAAAGGTGTTTCAAATATCTTACTAAAAAAACCgagcgttttttttatttatagaactgggggcaaacgggcacaAGGCTCACCcgatggtaagtgataccgctgcccatggatattctcaatgccagagggctcgtgagtgcgttgccggccctttaagaattattggtacgctctattcttgaaggactttaagtagaattggttcggaaatacttcagtggttccacaaagtggtggtgcgcggcaaaaatttATGCtccacaaaataaatacaccttctttaaagtataaaataattaaaaagcgaaatcaatttaatttaacgctttcttctctttctgtcaaattgtgctAAGGCTACGAGTATGTTGgacttattttaattgaatctaTCTAAGCTAtcggaatatgcttaaaagaTCCATAGCGCTAAAAGCCCTGCATCATTAACATACTCCAAATACACActctcacttttaca
Coding sequences within it:
- the LOC125049899 gene encoding mediator of RNA polymerase II transcription subunit 9 yields the protein MENNEHSERLSPITVQEVDVDFLPIVYEIIRSVEREFIDNSIKVQESQGCSLKVLDLQKKLDYARSQIKRLPGIEFNKQDQLKQFEILQTQLRLKRELLQKYRNMCSFETSFK